The following are encoded together in the Ovis aries strain OAR_USU_Benz2616 breed Rambouillet chromosome 15, ARS-UI_Ramb_v3.0, whole genome shotgun sequence genome:
- the AASDHPPT gene encoding L-aminoadipate-semialdehyde dehydrogenase-phosphopantetheinyl transferase, with the protein MVLLAQRLCVLPAMEGVRWAFPCGTWLPSRAEWLLAVRSIQPEEKERIGQFVFARDAKAALAGRLMIRKLVAEKLNIPWNNIRLQRTAKGKPVLAKDSLNPYPNFNFNISHQGDYAVLAAESELQVGIDIMKTSFPGRGSIPEFFHIMKRKFTNKEWETIRSFKDEWTQLDMFYRNWALKESFIKAIGVGLGFELQRLEFDISPLNLDIGQVYKETRLFLDGEEEKEWAFEESKIDEHHFVAVALRKPNGSRHQNVTSQDDSKATQRQFTILTFNDLISSAVPMTPEDPSFWDCFCFTEEISIRNGTKS; encoded by the exons ATGGTTCTCCTTGCCCAGCGACTCTGCGTGCTGCCGGCGATGGAGGGCGTGCGCTGGGCTTTTCCCTGTGGCACGTGGCTACCCAGCCGCGCCGAATGGCTGCTAGCGGTGCGATCGATCCAGCCCGAGGAGAAGGAGCGCATCGGCCAGTTCGTCTTCGCCCGGGACGCTAAGGCCGCCCTG GCTGGCCGTCTGATGATAAGGAAATTAGTTGCAGAGAAATTGAATATACCTTGGAATAATATTCGTTTGCAAAGAACTGCAAAAGGAAAACCAGTTCTTGCAAAAGACTCATTGAATCCTTACCCCAATTTCAACTTTAACATCTCTCATCAAGGAGACTATGCTGTACTTGCTGCAGAATCTGAGCTACAAGTTGGAATTGATATAATGAAGACTAGTTTTCCAG GTCGTGGTTCAATTCCAGAATTTTTTCATATTATGAAAAGAAAGTTCACCAACAAAGAATGGGAAACAATCAGAAGCTTTAAGGATGAATGGACTCAGCTGGATATGTTTTATAGGAATTGG GCACTGAAAGAAAGCTTCATAAAAGCAATAGGTGTTGGATTAGGATTTGAATTGCAGCGGCTTGAATTCGATATATCCCCATTAAACCTGGATATAGGCCAAGTCTATAAAGAAACACGTTTATTTTTggatggagaagaagaaaaagaatgggcATTTGAG gaaagcaAAATAGATGAGCACCATTTTGTTGCAGTAGCTCTTAGGAAACCCAATGGATCTAGACATCAGAAT GTTACATCTCAAGATGATTCTAAAGCAACCCAGAGGCAGTTTACTATTCTCACCTTTAATGATTTAATATCATCTGCAGTTCC